The Zonotrichia albicollis isolate bZonAlb1 chromosome 9, bZonAlb1.hap1, whole genome shotgun sequence genome has a window encoding:
- the LOC141730107 gene encoding uncharacterized protein LOC141730107 — MEGWPSRLEKAVRGGVPTGSHLPNSPGPLAGCWGKTRPLCISPGRGLSPWTTVFVSFSHARRMCCVSIPLCSQIAHYLLWLLSTQEPRWELPALAFLVEVLEWLDLSERGANRVLQILSRQLQSECRERRRLALRALLKLTDDPSMTKTMQSLTESLVELLWDGEIVIMTVMLLNSIILDNDMLLPSPITLQLLEALLPLFDHDNSQVQLISILLFQTLVTHAEEKAKMALKTPLRKSLLPLFFHCHDENQRVVQASQKTLLCVAEFLKRRDLERLLKSKKLWKFAEFLLAEDRSRAAEQLRRALRYLQSPQEPLREAAVRFMGMAGRHLRGQQQELQLICTALERLMEDTSSAVSHLALETLHVLRAIQRQRYSAIQRLQDQLRRAWRTRPHLSGLGCLRCRMTEEES, encoded by the exons AtggagggatggccaagcagactggaaaaggctgtgaGAGGGGGGGTACCCACAGGGAGCCacctcccaaatagcccagggccgcttgcaggatgctggggaaagaccagacctctgtgtatcagtcctggcagaggtttgtccccctggaCCAcagtctttgtttctttttctcatgccaggaggatgtgctgtgtctccatccccttgtgttcCCAGATCGCTCACtacctgctctggctgctcagcacacaggagccacgctgggagctgcccgccctggcgttccttgtggag gtcctcgagtggcTGGACTTGAGTGAACGTGGTGCTAACAGGgtcctgcaaattttgtcaaggcagctgcagagtgaatgcagggagaggcgtcgcctggcgctcagggcccttctcaaGCTCactgatgatccctcaatg ACCAAAAccatgcagagcctgactgaaagtcttgtggagctcctgtgggatggagagatagttatcatgacagtcatgctactcaaCTCTATCATcttggacaatgacatgctgctgcccagccccatcacactgcagcttcttgaggcgctcctgccactctttgaccac gacaatagccaggtgcagctcatctccatactgctcttccaaaCATTGGTGACTCAtgcagaggaaaaggcaaaaatggccctgaagacacccctgcgcaagagcctgctgccactgttcttccactgccatgatgagaatcagcggGTGGtacag gcttctcagaaAACGCTGCTTTGTGTGGCTGAGTTCCTGAAAAGGagggatcttgaaagactgctgAAGAGCAAGAAGCTGTGGAAGTTCGCTGAGTTCCTG ctggcagaggacaggagcagagcggccgagcagctgcgccgggccctgcgctacctacagagcccacaggagcccctgcgagaggcggccgtccggttcatgg gcatggccgggcggcacctgagggggcagcagcaggagctgcagctgatctgcactg ccctggaacgcCTGATGGAGGACACGAGCAGTGCTGTGTCACATTtggcacttgaaacactgcaCGTCCTCCGGGCAATACAGCGTCAGAGATATTCCGCtatccagaggctgcaagatcagctgcgcagggcatggaggactcgGCCTCACCTgtcggggctcggctgcctgcgcTGCCGGATGACTGAGGAGGAGAGCTGA